tttttatttctgtgaggcTGGTCACGATGACCACacatttacttctgttttttaataatttaaattttctctatttaCCTAGCTTAAAAGTTTGTCAACATTGTTGATCAATTCAATGAGCTAACTTGaagtttgttgattttctctatttctgtattttcttttcttttttttttaagattttatttatttattcatgagaatacacagagaagagagagagaggcagagacacaggcagagggagaagcaggctccatgcagggagcccgacgtgggactcgatcccaggtctccaggatcacgccctgagctgtaggcggcgctaaactgagccaccggggctgccctatttctgtattttctagatcattatttccactctgatctttacTATCAACCTTCTTTCTATTTGTGTTTAGTTTGCTTTTCcctggtttcttcttcttcttcttccttcttcttcttcttcgagagagagagagagagagagagagagagagagagagagtgggggtggaggagggacagaggaagagggagagagtaatCTTTagtagactccacactcagtgtggagcccagcaggagccaaatcaagagtcagatgcttaaccaactgagccacccaggcacactttTCCCCCCTAGTTTCTTGGAGTGTACAGTTAGGTTATTGGTTGAGAACTTTAAcaaattaattagctaattaattttaaaataggcaccTCGACCAGCATGGAGCcaagtgcagggcttgaactcaggaccctgagatcaagacctgagctgaaggcagatgtttaactgacagagccacccaagcaccccttcaTGTatgcttttaaagttttaaatttctttctatgCACTGCTTTCACAACATCCCATAAGCTTTGGTatattgtggttttgctttcatTCATCACTAAGTATTTTCTACATTCCCTTGTAATTTCTTCTTCCACTTACCTGTTGTTTAAAAGTTTGGTTtagggacagccctggtggctcagtggtttagcgccgccttcagcccagggcattatcctggaggcccaggatcaagtcccacattgggctcactgcatggagcctgcttctccctctgcctgtgtctctgcctctctctgtgtgtctctcctgaataaataaataaaatcttaaaaaaatttttggtttaattttccaatttttcttctgtaattgatttctagttttattgtaattggaaaagataatttaggatttaaaaattttttaaagattttatttatcatgagagaataaaataaaacctttaaaaacaaaaaaacccagaattaaATATGTTGCGACTTGCTTTGTAGACTCTACTATggtctagagaatgttccatgtgcactttaggagaatatgtattctgctgttgcaTGGAGTGTTCTGTAGATGTTTCTTAGGTCTAATTGGTTTTAGTGTCCTTCAGGTGGTCttctttccttgttgattttctgtttggttgTTCTATCTATTATTGAAAGAGGAGTATTGAAGTCTCCTATCCTTATTATAAgaacttttctccctctttcaaaaCTGTCATTTTTGCTTTGCATATTTTAGGACTCTACCAttaggtgtgtatgtgtatgtattataatattttcttgctttttatctataatttctttctttgtctcttctaatCTTCTAGCTTTTTTTGTCAACATGTCTCTGTCTGATAATACTAGAGCCATTTCAACTCTCTTCTAGTTACTGTGCATGAATTATATTTCTTCATCCTTTCAACTTCTTTGTGTCCTTATTGCTAAGGTGATCTTTCATAGACTGCATGTAGTTGGATCCTGATTCTTTAAAATCCAAActgccaatctctgccttttctaGGATAGCTTAatccatttgtattttatatgattaCTGATAATATTTACTTCTATCATCTGTCTTACAtatgtcttgtttttttccccctctatttcTATGTCagtgcctgttttttttttttttttttttgtacttgtgTCTTGTAGTATACTATtctaattcctttctttctttttctgtatatgtgtatatttttagttattttctttgtggttactgTGGGGATTATTTTAAGCTTATAACAGCCTAGTTTGAATAATACTGATGTAATTTTAGTAGTATAAGCATTCTTCCTATTTATCTCTGGCCTTCTCTCCTTATATTGTTATTGTCACAGACATTTATCTGTTTTATGCCCACCAACATAGACTTATGATTATTTTATGCATTAGAATATTAAGCCATGTAGGAAAATAAACCATAACAAAAGTTAAGTAATACGACCTATTTAGTTCATGTTATTTTGTCCTATGGCTTTGAGTTACTGTTtcatgtcctttcatttcagcctaGAGGACTCCCTTTAGCATATTTTGTAAAGCAGGTCTACTCGGTAATGAACTCTGTCAGCTTTTCTTTATCtggaaatgtcttaatttcaCCCTCAAGAATGAACGATAGTTTTGCTGGGTATTGAATTCTTGGTtgacatcttttttcctttcaaacttATTAAAACACCATCCCACTACCTTCTGGTTTCCATAGTTTGTGAAGAGCAATCAGTGATTTATCCTACATAGGCTCCTTGGTGCATGTGGATTTGTTTGTTGGTGctttcaacattttcattttttttttcttaagattttatttatttatgagagacacagagagaggcagagacacaggcagagggagaggcaggctccctgtggggagcccgatacgggactcgatcccaggaccccgggatcacaacttgagccaaaggcagatgctcaactgctgagccacccgggtgtccctcaaCATTGTCTTTGGGCCTTAACAATTTGACTACAATATGCCTCAGTGTGGATCTCTTTTAGTTTATGAACTGTTTGGACTCATTGAGTTTCTTGGACAGGCATATTCATGTCATTTCAGGTTTTGGAAAttcttagccattatttcttcatatatcttttttgcttgtttctttccttcttggcaTCATATAATGTATACATTGGCAGTTTTGATGGTGTTCCATAGGTTTCttggatttattcatttttcttcattcttttttcccttacaCTGCATAATTTCAATTGTcctgtcttcaagttcattgatCCTTTCTTCTGCCACATCCGTTGAACTGCTCcagtgaatttttttcatttcaattattgtatttttggctccagatttggttttgtttttgcaagttgtgtctctttattaatattctcattttgtttatgtatcactttcttgctttcctttagtttttttgcCCATGACTTCCTTTATGTCATTCAACATATATAAGACCATTAATTTAACATCTTTGACTAATAATTCTAGTGTCTGGACTTCTTCAGGAATGGTTTCTGTCAATTATTTTTTCCCTGTGAATAGGCCATACTTTCCAGTTTCTTagcatatttttaatacttttagtTGAGAACCAGGTGTTTTGAGTGTTATGTGTGGTGATTCTGGAATTCTAAGCCTTCCACTCCTCCGAGATTGCTGAGTCTTGCTTGTTGATGGTGGAAGCCATCTTTGACTTTTTCAGTTTGTTTGCATAGTGTTTATTCTTCAATGTATTTGGTCTTTGAGGTCTCAGTTCCACTGTGTGGTCATCCAGCACTCTGAAGATTTCTTTAAGTGTCTGTCTCccaaaaagggaagaaacaagTATCCTTTAATCCCTCTACAAGTACTTGCTTATATATAAGCAAATGCTTTCCAGGGTGGTTGTACCAGATATATAATGTCATCAGCACCTAATCATTGGAATACATTATCCTTCCATGTCAGGATGCAAAGTTGAGGAGAGCACAGTCTGACTTCCGTACAGCCTCCCTGTACTGGATGTTGTAATTTTAACTTCTACTTGCTAATAAAATAGGCATGACTCTTGGCTGGTATTGCATTTGACTGTCTGATTACTCAGGAAAggtgtatctctgtgtgtgtgtgtgtgtctgtttcaaagattttatttaggggatccctgggtggttcagcggtttagtgcctgcctttgcctggggcatgatcctggggtcattgGATGGGGttcctcattgggcttcctgtgtggagcctgcttctccctctgcctgtgtgtgcctctctctctctctccctgtgtctctcattaataaaaaaataaagattttatttacttattcatgacagagacacaggcaaagggagaagcaggctccccttagcgagcccaatgtgggactcgatccctgaattccaggatcatgccctgagccgaaggcagagcttaactgctgagccatccaggagtccttGTGCTGGCTTTAATAAGAACCATCTCTTACATTCCCTGCCCTATCACTGCTAATGGCTCTGATGCTTTCTTGTTGGGTTAAGGACTCCTGCTCTGGGGGTCCCTTCCTCCTATCAGCATGGATGTCCCTTAAGCCAGTGGCACCCCAAGGGATTGTGGCATTGAGGGGAGCCCTAGAGCCATAGGTGGGAGGGCTAGTGTGGCAGGAGGTGTGGTGGGCCAGTGCAGTCTGAAGAAGCGTATTTACTggaaatacatggaaaaaaatatgctACTGGTTTTCATTGTGCAAAATCGGAAAGCGGATGGTTTGACAAGCTTTCTTGGCTGTTTGGTTTTGGCTGATGAGGGCTGGCACCATGAATTGGTGCCACGCTTTAACAGGGGCCAAATGTCAAGCTCATCTAAGGATGGGAGGGAGCACAGGCAAAGGGACTTCTTGGTTCTTGATGTTTCTGCCTGCACTGGGACAGTCAGACCTGGGTATCTGGTGGGTTAACTGCCTGCAACTGTCCCTTGCCTCTTCAGCTTACAGGGTCAGAAACCTGAGTTGTCAGCCTGCTGATGACAGAGGGCCTTTGGGAGCAGTCATCTCAGACCACAGCTACTTGCTAATATCTCTGGGCAGTTACCAGTCAGGAGATGAACTGCTGGTGTCAGAGGATCAGACAGGGGAGGGCCCTGGCCTGTTAGGGGAGACTTGAGCCCGACCTCCACGGAAACTCAGTAACAGCTGACCCAGGAGTCCTGGTAAGGCTGGGTAAGGTCttgctcagtgtgtgtgtgtggtaccCAAGCCCTACATCTTTGCAGCTGGCCCTATACACACCCCTGGGGCCGAGGAACCAAAGCCACCCAAGCATCAGATCTGAGCCAGAGAACTGGATCTGGGTCCTCCCACCTATCTTCAAGAGCTGGGCCAGTCTTCAGGCGCCCCCTGGGGTTCGTGTCCTCAAGGCTGTCCTCGGGTCCCTGCTGGAGGTGGCTGTGTGGCCTCTCATGACAGCTGCATGTGTTGCAGGCCTGTGGGCTGAGCTTCTTCAAGATCCCCTGGGGTTGGGGAGAATTTGTCTCCTCGTGGTGGGTGAGCAGTTCCCCTGGCCTGTTGCTCCATGGCCCCCTGCCTCCACGACAGCTGCACCTGTTCAGAGTTATACTAACTTCCATCACAAGGACTACAGAAAGCTGGGTGCCGATGGCCGAGAAGGCTATTACCAGGGTGAAGGGACCCCAGGCATCATTTTGGTGCCTGATGCCACTTCCAAAAGATGCAGACCGCCCATACGTTCCAGCAGGTTATATGCTACCTCCTGGTCCTTGGAGAGGTGAAGGACAAAAAAATGTGTGGCCCAGGGACCATTCCCAAGGAGAAGGGCACTGAAGCTCACCTTCCAGCCCCATGGACACCTGAGCCTGGACACTCACCAATAGGTCAATGGCAGCTGACGGGAAGAAAAGCCAGAATGATAAAGTATACTTCGCCTAAGAAGGCTGAAAAGCGAACCATACATTTTGCAGATTCCCCCCCAAATCCTGGGTGTGGTGGATCTAGCAATCCAGAGCAACTGAAGGGTCACTTCTGCTGTCCTGTAGTACAGACAGTGTCTTTCCAAGCAAGTGTTTCTGTACATCGTACATAACTCAGCGTCGTCTTGACCGAACTGTTTTGTATCCTAACTCTTCCATGGGATTAGGAATTGTGCCCTGAGTAGTGGTGCGCCCTGCGGGGCAGCTGTGGAGTCAGACACAGCCATAGACCCAGTCAGTGCGGGGGAGGCGGTGGACCCCCTCCGTGGGGTTCAGGAGTGAGTGTCCCACTTCCATGAGCTCTATTCCTCTGCAGTTTGGCCCCAGGGATTTCAGCTCCTCTGAATCGCACCATGAACTTGGCCTCGACAGCATCTCCTCAGAGGTTTTCGCCATCTCTGAAGTCACACCTGCTCCCTCAGCTCCAGCGAAGCGACACCTCGGTGAGCTCATCTACCTTAGTGAGcccaactcctggttttgctcAGTGGCTTTAGCTCCTCTGGTCCCAGCGGCTCTGCAGTACACATGTGATGCCAATTCTTTTCGGAAGGAGCCCATCTCCTCCCTGAAGCACACCTGCAACCCTCAGCTTCCAGAATTTCACCTGTGATATTGGCGCCTGTCACCTGtatcagagagagggagggggaaacaaGCTTTTATCTGCGTCAGTGTTATTGCTGTGGACTGAGAGGTCAACACTCTAGTCCTTCATTTCTCCTGAGAAGCTGATGTTttcaagagagagaggaaaaaacttAGAAATGACAAACCAGATTCATTGTAGTAAGTGAAACTGGATACTAGACTTTCTTGGAATCAGGagttaaaacacaaaaacctcaaacactggaatggaaattttagataataaaaaaactatttgaatttgagaattttaagttttaaaaatatataccaaagaaCTTTCTTTTGAGTAAAACAATGTGTAAAGAGGCTCCCAGTTCGTGCAACAGCTGAGGTCTGGGCTCTGAGGTGCAGAGCCTCCCTCCAACCCACATGGGGTCCAGAGGCTCAAGACGTCCCATGATTTCTGGGGCACAAAGCTTTAAATCATAAGGGTGGGCTTTGAGGCAAAGAAGCATATTTGAGTTGAATTTTCACCAAAAGTTAGGATATCCTTTCTGATCTTGAATAAAGTTGAAACACCAGATGAAGTGTTTTCTAAGTTTACATCATTTCTCACTAATTAATCTTTAGACTTTTTATAAAACATGTGATTCTATACAGTTAGGGTTCCTAGCCATTTACATGATGAGacttaatgacattttaaaaaaaatatatcatccaGACAACACTTCAGTGGCCTAACAACACTGCAAATAATCCAAGTCTAATTTTAGGTGCGATAATTAGAATAATTATCGTTTTTAGGAAAGGCATGGGATGTTCTAAgaaaaaactttatttagaagGTAAGAAAGTTTTGTGACAGTATTTCCTTGGGTCCTAACTTCCTTCGGTTTCTTCCAACAGACGGTGTAATGTTAGAGGGTGAGTGCACGTGGCGCCCTGTACCAAAAGTCACCACGGAGGTGAGTGTTGTGCGGCAGAaccggagggtggggggaaaCAAAGCCGGGCCCCCGAGGCTCCCCCGGGCCGCAGCTCCTCGTGCCAGGGCTCCGGGCCGCGGGGCTCCCGGGCGTCACAGCTTCCGGTGCACCTTCTGGTGCTGGATCAGGTGCCCGTGCTGGTTGAAGGCGCGGCCGCACTCGCCGCACTCGTAGGGCCGCTCGCCCGTGTGGATGCGCTGGTGCTGGATGAGCACCGAGTACTGGCTGAAGGCCTTGCCGCAGCGGCTGCACTCGTACGGCCGCTCCCCGGTGTGCGTCCGCAGGTGCACGATCAGCGTGGCCTTGAGGCTGAAGGCCTTGCCGCACTGCGCGCAGCGGAAGGGCCGCTCGCCCGTGTGGATGCGCTCGTGCTGCACCAGAGACCTGCGGGCGCTGAAGGCGTGGCCGCACTCGCCGCACACGTATGGCTTCTCGCCGGTGTGCACGCGCTGGTGCTGCGTCAGGTGCGAGTGCTGCACGAAGGCCTTGCCGCACGCGTAGCAGCCGTACGGCTTCTCCTCCGTGTGGATGCGCTCGTGGTTCATGAGCGTCGAGCGGTGGCTGAAGGCCTTGCCGCACTCGCCGCACTCGTACGGCTTCTCGCCCGTGTGCACGTTGTGGTGCTGGATGAGCACCGAGCGGTCGCTGAAGGCGCGGCCGCACTCGCTGCAGGTGTACGGCTTCTCGCCCGTGTGCACGCGCTGGTGCTGCAGCAGCGTCCTCTTGACGCTGAAGGCGCGGCCGCATTGCGCGCACTCGTGCGGCTTCTCGCCGGTGTGCACGCGCTGGTGGCTGCGCAGCACGGTGCTGTGGTTGAAGGCCTTCCCGCACAGCGCGCACACGTACGGCCGCTCGCCCGTGTGGATGCGCTGGTGCTGGATGAGGTGCGAGAGTTGCGTGAAGGCCTTGCGGCACTCCAGGCACTCGTGCGGCTTCTCGCCCGTGTGGATCTTGTGGTGCTGCGCCAGGTCGGAGCTCACGCGGAAGGCCTTCCCGCACTCGTTGCACTCGTACGGCTTCTCGCCCGTGTGGATGCGCCGGTGTTTGCTGAGCACGGAGCTCTGGCTGAAGGCCTTCCCGCACACGCCGCACACGTACGGCTTCTCGCCGGTGTGGGTCCTCTGGTGCTGCAGGAGGTGCGAGCTGCGGCCGAAGCATTTGCCGCACTCGGTGCACTTGTAGGGCCGCTCGGCGCCAGCAGCGGCcggggcccgaggcggcggaGCGTCGCGCGGGCGCCCCCGGTCGCGCCATCCCGGGCGGCCTTCCCCCGGGACCACGGAGCCGTCCTCGGAGACACGTGGCTTCACGCCCAAGTCCCTATCTTGGTTCTCTCCCTGGTTTTCACATTCTGAAACAGCAAACGCAGAGCACCACGTTAGAGGTGAACCCAGAGAGAACGGTGCGGCAGGCGGCACCTACGGGTGGCTTTGCTGGGCACAGGTGGCCCAGCGCTCGGGGCCAGGACGATCACGAGTGGGCGCAGCAACTAGCACAGCGGCCCCTGCGGCCTGGGCCCATCTCCCCGCAGTCCTCCTCTCTTGGGACTTTACTTAAGACAGAGAACGAGCAGCTGGAGGGACCTAGGTTAAGGGGGACGTGGACTCCCCGTGAGCagggccccaccccagccccccaaaCCCCGAGCCGAGCCCAAGGCGGACGCAGCCGGCTGAGCCCCCCCGGGAGCCCCTCCCTGGGGTCTCCCCGGCCCCCCTCCCTGGAGCCCCCCCAGCAGCACCGACTGCCGGTCTGCACCCCGCCCGCGGGGGCCTGGCTGGGCTGACCGCAAAGGCGGCGGGCGAGGCGTGGTGTGGAGCAGGTGGGACAGGAGCCCGCGGGCGTGTCCGATGGCCACAGGGTGGAAGGGCGGCACAGGCGCAGGCGCAGGTGCAGGGGCGTCCTCGTGTGCGGCGCCCGAGGGGCAAGGGCCGCGGGGAGTTCAGTCCCGCCCCCAACACCCAAGCGGTGCGCACACCATCCGAGGCGAGCGCCGCGTGAACCTTGGCGACCGCGCCACCGGGAAGGCCAGGACCCATGGGGGGACCGCGGACGTCCCGAGGCCGGGCGGTGCCGGGGGCGCTGGCTCCGGGGCCCCTAGCGGGTGGAGGCAGGAGTCCCCGCCCAGCGCAGCCCTGCGGTTGGGGGGCCACCCCCGGCTCCAAGACCTCGGCCCGGAACAGCCTGAGGCCGAGAAACCTCGTGAGCTGAGTGGAGGCCGCCGGGCACTGGGGACAAGTGACACGCGGGCCGCTCAGCTTGCCGACCGCCTGCTGCTCCGCTCTGTTCAGAGGTGGGGCCCAGGATGGGGGCctgtggtcccccccccccaccatgttgCTGATAACAGCATCATCGAGATAGAAGCTTCAATCTTTAATCAGTTCCTAACTTGGTCCGGGGGCCTCCTGGAACCCCAATATGGAcccttgaaaaacaaaagattcaGAAGCCAAGCGGTCTCTCCAGAAACCCCAGGGAGCTCCTAAGATGGACTTCTGATTGGTGTGCAGAGAAAGATCTGGGCCAAGGTGGTCAACGAATAAAATATGCCTGTTTAGATCTGTGTTGCCCTCAGCAGCTAGGGCATGGCTGCCCTGGACGGAGGAAGAAGACCTGCCAAACGCCAATACCTCTTGCAGAAGCTGGTGGCAGCCAGAGGGTCATCTGAGAAGAGGCGGGAGTGAGATGCTGGGAGACTCTCCCGAATAAGGGGCCTCCCTTTTAGAGGCTGGAGTCCCACTCCAGGCTTGATGAACCGCTCTCCACACCCACCCCAAGATTCGGCGGCACTAGGGACACACACGCCTCCATCCTGCAGGGCTTTCCAGACTCAGGCGGGTGGTGCTGCCTGCTGCCAGAGCTGGCCATCCTGATGGCCCACCAGcacttccttcctcctccaaggAGCCCCTACCCTGGTGGCTGGTGGGCCTTCGGGATCTACGTCTCTTTTTTGATTCCTTATCTTCCTCTTTCCACAAGAAAGACGGCTTGGACAAGCCCTATTCCTATCGTCAGGCTACCATGTGACaccatatcatttttaaaagtttttaaaagatttactgacttgagaaagagaaacagagtaTGAGGGGCAGGTAATAGTCACAGGCAAACTcggtgctgagtgtggagcctaacacagggcttgatcccacaacccaggagattgtgacctgagctgaaaccaagagtcaggcacttaactgactgagccacccaggtgcccggtaACAGCTTACTGTTGTCAAGTAGCCACCCTCTCCCCCAGCACTGCCCACTCATCAGTGGCGCTGGAGGGGCCCTCACCACGACCAATCTGACAGGTGGATACACCGACAACCCAGTTATAGTTCTCATGTCCCTTTAACTGTTAATATCACCATCATTATACTATTTATTAATTACACAATAACTGAATTCCCCCAGGAGGGATAAAGCTGTAAGACTATCCCTTCCAcctcaacagtaagaaaaagatAATCTATAAAATCTTAACTTTCTTGAATCTATCACAGAGCCGAGGTCACGACAGCCCCCAAATGCCCTGAAATCTAAGGAGACAGGTGCCTGCACAGAGAGACAACTGCACTGGTGCGCCCGTAATGGAAAAGAGGTAAGAGGAATATGAAAGACAGGTCACCACCCAAGCAATTCAAAGCACCTGGTTAAAACATTAATCATCTTTCAAAGAACCCCAGAGAGCCACAGACACAGGGGGCTCATGTCcatgggctccccatgggggcaGGTCCAGAGGAAGCCTTCTTTGGTGGCTCAGGCCTACAAGGGGGAAAAGCAAAAGCACCCACTGGAATCCTTCTCTACAGAACAAAAGCTGTAAGTCATCTGAGAGGGAAAGCAAACCTCTCATTCCAGGGCACAGGCGAAAATTACAATGGccgggaagggaaaggaaaactaCCCTTTACtcctgagggagaggcaggaaatgATTGTGAGCCCAAAAGTGAGATCTGCTTCAACTAGGGGAGGGGCTGTGACCCAGGGACACAACACCTGCCTACAACTGAGGATGGACCGGGACAGTGGAGCATCCTCTCATTTTCCTCTGCCCCAAAGGCCAGCAAGCATAGAATAACCAGCAACTGAGACTACTGCTAGGGTTGGGGCAAGAGCAAGGAAAAAACCCTCTTACAGGCACACCTGGAAACAACTGAGCCCAGCCCAGCTCCTGACTAGACCAGCTCAGGCTTCCACGCTGACAGCCCAGTAGCGCAGGCTACGTTTCCAGACAGTTACACTGTTTACCTCTATCTCTACTAGCTGACATTCAACAAAAAACTATGAGCCACCCAAGAGAAAGACTGCATACacgtacatgtacacacacacacacagagtgaagTGACTAAATGATGAACAGAACTAGAACTAGGGAGGACCCATATGCTGGAACAACTGAATGACCAGATGGGGAGTTTCAGCAGACAGATAGATACTGGAAGAAACAGTCCAATTAGAAATGCTAGATGTAAAAAACACAGTAACACAGGAATGCCCCACCCAGCTGAGAAAGACCAGTGAGCTTGAAAATAGGTCAAGAGAAATCatccaaaaagaaatacaaagacagAAACGTATGAAACATAAAGCCAGTACGGGTCATTATCAAATGGCCTAGCTTGCATGTAGTTGGAATcgcaaaagaggcaagaaaaagcatctgaaaagaaaatggctgagatttttctaaaaatgatagAAGACATCAAAACAAAGATCCAAGATATTAGAAtcacaaatgtgtttttaaaataccacCTAGATACATCATAGTCCAACTGCtaaaagccaaagagaaaatcttagagGCAGTTAGACAAAAACCACCTATGACACAGAGGAATGAATAGAACAAGTACAGTCGATTCATCATCAGAAACAAGTCAAAGGACAATGGACTGACATCCGGaaagtgacaaaaagaaaaaaactggtcAATTCACAAACACCAATGGAGAAGACACCCAACAATCAAATCCAAGCTAATGTTGAAGGGAATTCTTCAGGCTGCAGAAATATACCGGACAGAAAAGATGGATTATATAAGGAAATAAAGGCTTTtggaaatggttaaaatgaagatatatatacAGGACTATGTAAAGAAGGTTTTCTAAATCACTGTAAAGGAGAACCGTCTAAAGCAGAAATAGTTATGTGCTGGGGagcttggctggctcagccagaggAGTGTGCGACTCTTGGTCTTGAggtgttgagttcaagccccatgttgggtgtagagatcacttaaaactttaaaaaaaggtatgGAGTGCGGGTTTATAACATACATACAGGTAGAACTTCGGTTGATCACAGGACCTGGGACAGAGTAACAGGACTGTTGTGATGAACCAATTGTTTGTGTCCCTTCCTCCCAACTTCACATGCTGAAACCCTAACCCGTGTGatgtctgggggtggggcctctgggaggtgattagaGTCAGAGGAGGTCACTGGGAGGAGACCCCAGGACGGGAGTAGTGCCCAGTAGGAGGAGACACCAGCAAGCTaaacccccccccgcccctcccgcgctCACAGGCAGAGGCCGCCGAGCATCGGAAGGTGCCGGTGCCAGGAGGCCCTCACCGGATACCCCGCTGCACGGGTCTggggcttctggcctccagggcGTGAGAACGAAGTTGATGATGTCCAAGTCACTCTGTCAGCGGCCTTTTGTCATGCAGCCCGAGCGCCGACAGAGAAGCTCGCTGCCCTAACAGTCTCACACGCCGCATGTGAACCAGGGTTCGCATTGCCCCAGGCAACGATGTCAGAGCCGCGAATCCTAAAGCCCAGAGGGGTCCCTAAACAGCTGCgctttgttcccttttctctttctcctcttactTTTCCTAAttctattttatctcctttgttggcTTCACAGCTAGAACAGTTTTGATTATGATGTAGTTTAGTGTAATTTTGTCGAGGGTTCGTTGAATTTCTTAGA
This window of the Vulpes vulpes isolate BD-2025 unplaced genomic scaffold, VulVul3 u000000671, whole genome shotgun sequence genome carries:
- the ZNF250 gene encoding zinc finger protein 250 isoform X2, yielding MSPEPVHPQAPQGAQTKSLGNFGLNLPESTMCDVPLLISGGATTRLMAPASLEHQGTTSPTGSSDFHLPQKSRDQVMAAARLLPPPAGPQAKVTFEDVAVLLSQEEWDRLGPAQRGLYRHVMMETYGNVVSLGLPGSKPNVICQLERGEEPWVLDGQGTKETGGLGSGHSDNYRHDHMPACMRQDSSPCPWECENQGENQDRDLGVKPRVSEDGSVVPGEGRPGWRDRGRPRDAPPPRAPAAAGAERPYKCTECGKCFGRSSHLLQHQRTHTGEKPYVCGVCGKAFSQSSVLSKHRRIHTGEKPYECNECGKAFRVSSDLAQHHKIHTGEKPHECLECRKAFTQLSHLIQHQRIHTGERPYVCALCGKAFNHSTVLRSHQRVHTGEKPHECAQCGRAFSVKRTLLQHQRVHTGEKPYTCSECGRAFSDRSVLIQHHNVHTGEKPYECGECGKAFSHRSTLMNHERIHTEEKPYGCYACGKAFVQHSHLTQHQRVHTGEKPYVCGECGHAFSARRSLVQHERIHTGERPFRCAQCGKAFSLKATLIVHLRTHTGERPYECSRCGKAFSQYSVLIQHQRIHTGERPYECGECGRAFNQHGHLIQHQKVHRKL